The genomic region CCTCGGTCCAGAATGGGGGCAGGTCCACTTCTTTGAGCGTGGCGTCGAGCGCCTTGCGCGCGGCTGGCTCCAGCTTGTTGACGGCCACTGGCCCGTCCGCGTACAGCTTCTCCATCACGAGGTGGATGACGAGACCCCACTGGCGCGCGTCGATGTCGTAGCGCGGTTCCGTGGGCGTCTCGATGCCGAGCACGTGGTCGATGTAGAACTCGTACGGGCAGCGCTGGTAGTTCTCCAGCCGCGTGACCGATACCGGCCGCGCCGGGCCGAAGCTCTTCGCCAGTTCGGCCAGTACCTCCTTGTCGTCTTTGAAGTCCACCTCATGCGCGGCCTCGGCGAACGGCTTGCCTGCCGCCCTGCCCTGCGCTACCTGTGCTTCGGCGTCTGAGAAGAAGGCGTCCGGCCGTTTCACCTTCTCGGGCTTGAAGGCGAGGAACGGCGAGGGGAGGACCGGCTGGCCGTCCCGCGAGGAGTGGAAACTCAGGACCGGCGGCGTGGGCGAGGACTCGAGGGTGCGGCGGAAGTGGAACCGCTCGTGGTCGCGGTGCCAGTCCACGTCGGGCATCCCTAGCGCCTTACGCACGCGGTCGGGCAGAATCGGGTCGGGTGAGTACGGCGAGGGCAGGTTTTTCTCGGTCAGGCCGCAGAAGAAGAGCTTCGGTGGGTGGATGCCCAGCGTTTCGGTCATGTCCACGACCGTGACGCCGGACGGGTCGTGGTTTGTGGTCCGCATCGAGTTTTCGACGAGGTAGGTCAGGGTCTTGATGAGCCGGGAGCGCGGCTCCTCGCGGCCGCCGAACTGGGTCCCGAAGTCGGCCAGCGTATCGAGGACGTCGTACAGCGACTTGCGGTCAGCGAGCAGGTCGGCTTCGGTTCCAACGGCCGGGTCTACATTGCTCAGGAAGCCGGCGCGGCCGAGCAACTGCTTCAGGTTGTGCGCGAACGCGCCGGGCGTGTCCTTGGCCTTGATAGTCTCGTCCAGCAGGCTAAGCGCGTGCCGGACCCGGGACTGGATGTCGAGCAGGAACTTCCGTTCCTCAGCGTCGAGTTCGTACTCCTCGGTTGCCTGCACGCCGTCGGCGATACGCCACCAGTCGCGGCGACCCTTGATGATGCGGCCTTTGCGCGAGTAGTGGTTGAGCGCGGCGGCGCAGCGGTCGCGGGCCGCCGAGTCTTTGTCCGCTTCGAGCGCGAGCAGGCCGGGCAGGTACGGCGAACCGAATGCGGCGGCGGTGGCGATGCGCTCATATCCGGTGTCGTGGGCGCGGAGCAACTCGAGCACCGCTACTACCGGCGGCGAAATGGCGAGGCTGTTCTCCGGGTATACGGTCACGTCTACTCCGTATGCCTCGAACACGCGCTTGATGAGCGGGGCGAAGTCAGCCAGCCTGGGAACCGCGACGAACGTCTCTCGCGCGCCGTCGCCTTGGGTGATGATGGCGCGGCAGACGGCTTTGACTTCTTCCTCGATATCCGGGTACTCGTGGAACGATGGCAATACCGGCGCCGGTTCGGGCAGGTGCTCGATCTCGAACCGGCCGCAGGACAAGATGAACTCCGCGAACTTGCCTGGCAGCGCGTAGTCGGGGTCTTTCGGGTCGCCCGCGTGGCCGAGCACGAGGCACGACTCCGACTTCTCGATGAGCGCCCGGAGGAGGTCGGATTCGAGCCGGTTGGGTGCGACGAAGCTGTCGAGCACCAGTACGCCCGGCAGGTCGGCCCTGGCCACGAGCCGCGCTGCCTCGGCCATGATTCCCTCGTCGTCGATCCAGTCGAGCCGGGCCAGCTCGGACTCGTAGCGGTCCAGGCAGTCGAGGCACTCGAGCAGGCGAGCCAGTGGTTTTGGAAAGCCCTCGAGCAGTCGCTCCACTCGCTGGCGCAGGGTTGCGCGCTCCGTGGCTGGGACGTAGCGCCGGACCTCGGTGATGAACCCGGCGACGGCGCGGGAGTAGCCGATGGAGGGCAAGGGATGAGGGACTTGGGAGGAAGGAGCAAAGGCGCGCTTCCCGCCCGCGGCTTGAGGATTGGGGCTAGCGGTTTCCGCAGCCAGTAGTTGCTGGACAAAGAGGGGCTTGATTTCGGGCAGAAGGCGCCGGGCTGTGCCAAGGCGGTCGTGGATGTCGCGCGCGAGCTGGGTCAGGCTCGCGAAGCGCGGTGGGACTACCGCGTCCTTGCTGAGGCGGCCGAGCAGTTCGGCCTCGGCCAGTCGGAGCCGGCGCGGGTTGGGGCAGAGGTAGAGGATCTCGGCGGGCACGACGCCGGTCCCGAGGGCTGCATCGAGCAACCGCTCGCCGACGTCGTGCACACCGAACGGCGCGAGAAAGAGCTTTCTCACCTGTGGCCAGGCCGGATCGAAGCCGGCCGGTTCGGGATCAGGACTTGGGTTTGGCTTTGGCCGCCAGCTTGCGCGCATCCTTGCGGCGCCTGGCTTTGACTATCCGGCGATGGCGCATGCGGCGGACCTTGATTTTGCTTCTTGGCATGTTTCTCCTTGTTGCTTCCTTGACCTTCGAAGGCCTATCTAATCAGCATCTCTCTGTGCTCCGGGCCGGACAGGAGCGCCGGAAGAGGTCTACGCCCGACTTGGTTACGGGTACACCTTCTCCAGCATCCGCGGAAACGGTATCGTTTCGCGGATGTGCTTGAGACCGCAAATCCAGGACACAGTGCGTTCCAGCCCGAGCCCGAATCCTGAATGAGGGAAGGAACCGTAACGGCGTACGTCCAGGTACCAACCGTAGGCCTGGAGGGGAAGTCGGTTCTCTTCGATACGCTTCTCCATCTCCTTGAGGTCGTCCTCCCGCTCGGATCCGCCGACAATCTCACCGTAGCCTTCCGAGGCAATCATGTCAAAGCACTGGGCCAGCGACGGGTCTGCAGAGTCCCGTTTCATGTAGAAGGCCTTGATTGCCGCCGGATAGTGGTGGATCATCACCGGCCGGTCGAACGACTCGCCCAGCAGGGTTTCCTCGTCGCCGCCGAAGTCGTCGCCGAGCTTGACTTCCTTCCCCTTGGACTGGAGCAGTTCAATCGCCTCCTTGTAGGAGATGCGGTGGAATGGCACCTTGACCGCCTCCAGCTTAGTAAGGTCACGTTCGAGTACGGCCAGTTCGGGCTGGCGCTTTGCGAGCACGCGCTGTACCGTGTAGGCGACCAGCTCTTCGGCCAATGTCATGTCGCCGGCGAGGTCGAGGAATGCGACCTCGGGCTCGAGCATCCAAAACTCCATCAGGTGGCGGCGGGTCTTCGACTTCTCGGCGCGGAAGGTCGGGCCGAAGCAGTATGTCTTGCGCACCGAAGCGGCAATCGCCTCGTTGTAGAGCTGGCCGGTCTGCGCCAGGTAGACCTGCTCGCCGTAGTAGTCCACCGGAAAGAGCGTGGTGGTGCCTTCGCCAGCGGCCGGGGTCAGGATGGGCGTATCTCCGAGTATGAACCCGTTCTCGTCGAGGTAGTCGCGCATCGCCTTGACGATTTCGGAGCGGATGCGGAGAACGGCGTTCTGCCGGGCCGAGCGCAGCCAAAGGTGACGATGTTCCATCAGGAACTCGATCCCGTGTTCCTTGGGCGTGATCGGGTACGGTTCGGCAATCTGGATGAGTTTCAAGTTCGTGGCGGTCAGCTCGTACCCGCCAGGAGCACGTTTCTCCTCGCGCACCGTGCCTGAGATCGCAACTGATGATTCCTGCGTAACCGAGTCGGCCAGTTCGAAGGCCGCCTCCGGCACCTGGTTCTTGAGGAATACGCACTGGATGATGCCGGTTCCGTCGCGCAGAATCACGAACCTGACCTTGCCCGAAGACCGCTTGTTGTAGACCCAGCCGGTGAGAGTCACTTCCTGGCCGGTTGAGGTGCCGATTCGCTCTATCACTGTATCCACAGACGGATTCTAGGGCGCGAGTCAGTCAAGTCAAGCGCCGAGGGCGGCAAGCCGCGGCCGTCGGCATCGCCGCCGGTAGGACATCGCCGCCGGTAGGATTGACTTGGCCGCGCCTCGAGCTAGCATACCGCTGGTGAGCCCTTTGCTTGCGCCAGTCGACTATCTTGCATTCCTGGCAAGGTGTTTGGTGGGTTCGTGGGATCTGCGGCGTACCTGGCCTCGGTTCATCGCTCAGCTGTCGATGCACGGTGTCGGAGCGCTGCCGGTCGTCATAGTCACTTCCATCTTCATTGGTCTGACAACCGCGGTCCAGACCACCTATCAGCTGATGGGCGTGGTGCCCAAGTACTTCGTCGGTATGGGTGTGGGCCGACTGGTGCTGATCGAGCTGGCCCCGGTCCTGACCGGGTTCATAGTCGCCGGTCGCTCGGCCTCGGCCATCGCCGCGGAGCTGGGTGCAATGCGCGTATCCGAGCAGATTGATGCGCTCGACGTCATGGGAGTGGATCCGTACCGCTACCTGTGCCTGCCGAGGATCCTCGCGACGACTATCGGCCTGCCCGTGTTGGTGGTCGTGACCGAAGTCGTGGCTGTGTTCACCGCCCTCTACATCTCGTCGAGCATGCTCAACGTGCCGGCTGCTTCATTCACGTACGGCGTCACGCACTTCTTCATGCTGCGTGACTTCACCGGCGGTATCGTGAAGGCCGTCCTGTTCGGCCTCCTCATCGGTAACAGCGGCTGCTACTACGGGTTCGGCGTTCACGGCGGGGCCGAGGCAGTGGGACAGGCAACGACCCGCGCGGTCGTTCTGTCCGCAGTGCTGATTCTACTGGTTGACTTCGTCATTGCGTTCTTCTTCTTCAGAATATGATCCGAGTCGAGGCGGTCAGCAAGCGTTTCAGGGAGAGAGTCGTGCTCGATCATGTGAGCCTCGACGTCTCGGACGGTGCCACGACCGTGATTCTCGGTCCGTCAGGTATCGGCAAGACCGTGCTGTTGAAGATAATGGCCGGCTTGGTGAGGCCGGATGAGGGGCGCGTCTTCCACGACGGCCGCCGTGTTCACTTCGGGCGGTTCGCGGACAAGCAGGAACCGAGCGGCGGGCTAGGGTACGTGTTCCAGGGCGGGGCGCTGTTTGATTCACTGACCGTGGCCGAGAACGTGGCCCTGGTTCTTGAGGAGACTACTCGACTGGCCCAGACGGAAATCTGTGAACGGACCGATGCGGCTTTGCGGCGTGTGGGCATGGTCGAACACTCAGGTCTCTATCCGCGAGCCCTCTCCGGTGGAATGACGCGGCTCGTGGCCATCGCGCGCGCGCTGGTCGGGGATCCGCGCTGCGTCTTCTTCGATGAGCCCACTACCGGACTGGATCCGGCAGTACGTGAGCGGGTCTACCAGATGATGACCGAGCTTCGCGAGCGCAGCGACCGCTCTCTGGTAGTGGTTACGCATGACCTTGAAGCCGCAGGCCTGCTTGCCGACTGCACGTACATGCTCCGCGCCGGCAAGCTGGTTCGGGCAGACAGCGTGAGAAAGGAACATTATGAGCAGGCGCATTCGTGACGTGGTTGTGGCGTCATTCGTTCTAGGCGGCATCGGGCTCGCGGTCTTCTCCTACTTCTGGTTCTCCGGCCGACTCACCGGACGCGGCCGCAACATCTATACCGTCAAGTTTCGTGACATTGCCGGGCTTAGGATCGGAGACCCGGTGCAGGTTCTCGGCATCGAGAAGGGAAGAGTGACCAAGATCTACCTCGCCAGTAACCACGTTGAAGTCCAGGTCCTTCTGGACCGTGACTACCAGCCTGCGCTGGATACGCGGTTCGCGATCCGTTCGGTCAGCTACCTCGGTGGGGACCGCTACCTTATGGTCACGCCGGGTGACTCGGGTGCGGCCGCACCGAACCACGTGTTCCGGGGAGTGAATGAATCGCTCGAACTGGAGACGACATTCCTCAAACTCGACCGACTTCTGGCCGAGCTCAACCCGACCGAACTGAGCCGCGCCCTGAGCAAATCGGCCAGCGACCTTGTCGGCACCATCCGTACCGAACTCGCAACTGTCACAGGTGACTTCACAAACACGGCGGGCAATCTGAGTCGGCTCGCGGCCCGGCTCGACACTTTCGTTCAGCTGGTCGACGCAAGTTCGACCGCAGGCAAGCTCGTGCGCTCCGACTCGCTATACGAAGAAGTCCGCCAGACCAACATCGAGCTGCATGACCTGATTGCTGACATAAGGGCCCATCCCGACAAGTACGTGAAGGTGAAGTTCAGCCTGTTCAAGTAGGTCAGAGAATCTCCTGAGGCACTTCTGCGCGGGCAGCCGCTGGCGGCGTGTTGTCAACGTGAGCCAGCTGAGTTCGACCGGCACAGCCAATTCAGACTACGCAAGGGCAACCCGGCCCGCGATTGAACCCTTCCTGGCAGCCATTACGGTGTCCGGCGAGGCAGCTGCAGGGAGGTCACCAGAGAAGCTGCGACAGCCAGGCACTCCCCACGCAACCCGCGAATGAAGCGACACCGGCGCGACGGGCGTGCCTCGGTTGACTCTTGTCAAGCGTGTGCTATCTTCTGTCGCCGTGGACAACATATCCGGCGACCGGATGGTCATACTTGGCTCGGGCGGAGCCAGGATTGTTGTCGCCAAGCAGTTGCGGGCCTCGGGTGGCATCTGGTTCTCGCTTGGGGGAACGCGTTTCCTTTTGGATCCGGGGCCGGGTTCGCTGGTGCGGATGACCGGCTCTCGCCACCACCTCAACCCGACGGAGCTGTCGGGCATACTCCTTTCTCATCGCCATCTCGATCACTCCGGAGACGTGAACAACATGATCGAGGCAATGACGATGGGCGGGACCGAGCCGCGCGGAGCCTTGTTCGCGCCTTCGGATGCGCTTGTTGGTGACGATCCGGTCGTGCTCAAGTACGTGCGGCCGTTCCTCGAGAGGACGGTCACAATCGAGGAGGGCGGTTCGTACGAACTGGGCAGTGTCAGGTTCATCTGTCCGGTTAGGCATCAGCACCGGGGCGAAGTGTACGGGTTCAGGTTCAGCGTCGACCGAGCTCAGAAGTCAGAAGTCAGAGTGCAGAATGCAGAAGTGAGGACGAGCGGTCAGCCACTTGATCCCTCGATCTCTCGATCCCTTGATCCCTTCCTCACCATTTCGTACATCGCGGATACGAGGTACTTTCCCGAGCTCGCCGAGCACTACAGGGCCGACGTTTTGATCATGAACGTGGTGCGGCCTCAGCCGTCGGGTCTCGACCACCTGCACGCACCTGACGCAGAGGAACTGGTCAAGGCAATACGACCGAAACTGGCCCTGCTCACTCACTTCGGGATGCGGATGCTGGCTGCCAAACCGTGGGTCGTCGCGCGGGAGATGAGTGAGAGGACCGGGTGCAAGGTGGTGGCGGCGGCGGACGGAATGCTGATAGACCTTGAGCCGCTCAAGGCTACAATTCCCAACTCCTAATTGACAATGCCTAAATCGGGGGCGGCGTAGGTGAGTGAGCGCAGGCGGGTTAAGCTGCTGCCCGAGGAAACGGTGAGGCGGATTGCGGCGGGAGAGGTGATTGTCCGGCCGGCCAATGCCATCAAGGAACTGATTGAGAATTCGCTGGATGCAGGATCAACCGAAATCCGGATTGAGGTGAAGCAGGGCGGAAAGAACCTGATCAAGGTCAGTGACAACGGCTGCGGGATGACGCGCGATGACGTCAGGCTGGCAGTCGCGCGGCATGCCACCAGCAAGCTGAACACTGCCGAGGACCTGACGCGGATTACCACCTACGGTTTCCGCGGCGAGGCGCTGGCTTCCATCGGTGCGGTCACGCGACTGACCATCGAGACGAACGCGGACGAGGCCGGTCCGGGAACGCAGGTCGAGGTCGAGGGCGGGGAGACAAAGGGCATCAACGAGATTGCCCGGCCGCGCGGCACTACCATCACTTCCCGGATGCTCTTCTTCAACCTGCCGGTGCGCCGGGCGTTCATGAAGTCGGACAACTATGAGTCTCGGTTGGTCGTGGAGGCGGTGCGCAACTACGCGATTGCCTTTCCCACGGTCGGGTTCACGCTGATATCAAACGACCGCGAGGTGATGCGCCTCGGCCTGGCCGCGAGCGTGAAGGATCGCATCAAGGCGCTGTTCGAGAAGCGGGTGGTCGAGCGCCTGGTCGAGATGAAGATCGATAACCCGCTGCTCTCGCTCACCGGGTTCCTCGCCGAGCCGACCCGGTCGCGCAGCTTCTACGAGGTGCAGGCGATATTCATGAACAAGCGCCCGGTGCGGAATCCGACCGTTGTGCGCGCGGTGTACGAAGGCTACGGTCCGGTGCTTACCGGCAACAACCCGGACTTCGTGCTCTTCATTGAGACCGACCCATCGAGGCTCGACGTGAATCTGCACCCGACCAAGCAGGAGATCAGGTTCGCGGACGAACGATTCCTGTTCGATTTCGTATCCGAGGCGGTCAGGCAGGGACTCGGAATCCAGCGTGGCAAGGAGACCGCGGATGCCGACTTCCTCTACCAGCGAGGATTCGTGCCCGAGGACGCGGCGCCCCAGGAGTTCTGGCAACTGCACAACACCTACATCCTCGCGCAGGTGACCTCCGGGTACGTGATAGTGGACCAGCATGCTGCCCACGAGCGGATCTTGTTCGAAGAGGTGATGAAGGGCCGGGAAGACGTCGCGCCGCAAGGGCTCCTGTTCCCGATCACCCTCGAACTCACGGCAGAGGAGTTCGAAGCCTACGAGCGGGCAAAGGACCGGCTGGCGAAGATGGGCGTCGAGGTCGCACCCTACAGCGGCCGCACCGTGGCTGTTGAGACGGTTCCGGCCGGGTCATTCATGGGCAGGGAGGAGGTGCAGGAGCTGTTCGCCAACCTCGCCAAGGTGAAACCGGGCGATGCCGGATTCGGAACCGAGCTGGCCAAGGTCATTGCCTGCAAGGGCGCGGTGAAGGCTGGCCAGCGGCTGACCACCCCGGAGATGGAGTCAATCATCAACCGGCTCTTCGCCTGCAAAGAGCCGTACTTCTGTCCGCACGGCCGGCCGGCGATTATCAAGATCACGGTTGGAGAGCTGGAACGCAGGTTCGGCAGAACCTAGGCAGCGAATTCCCAATTGCCAGTTCCTAATGGTCCGGCCTTCGCATTTGATTCGTCACTAAGGCTTCGTCATTCGTCACTGACCAGCGATAGATACAGGACAACATGACCAGCGCAGACAGGCTTGACGGCAGGACCCAGCTCAAGGTTCTTGTGCTATGTGGTCCTACCGGCGTCGGCAAGACCGAGGTCGCGGTTGAGTTGGCGCGGAAGTACAAGCTCGAGATCATCTCGGCTGATTCGCGTCAAGTCTACTCCTGGCTCGACATCGGCACAGCCAAGCCGAGTCCTGAACTGCGCCGAGAAGTCGGCATTCATATGGTCGATATGGTCGAGCCGAACCGAGTCTACTCGGCCGCTGATTTCGCTCGCGATGCCCTGGTAGTGATGAGACATCTGCGGCGGGACGGGAAGCGGTTCACTGTCGTTGGAGGCGCCGGCATGTATCTGAAGGCGCTGTTCGAGCCTTTCTTCGAGGCACCGAAGCCCGACCCGGTGCTGCGGCAGCGGCTGGAGGCCGAATCGTCATTCCTGCTACACGACCGTCTGAAGCAGATCGACCCGGAGCGGGCGGCCAAGCTGCATCCGAACGATCGGCAGCGCGTAATCAGGGCGCTGGAGGTATACGAGTCCACCAACAAGACCATGACCGAACTCAGCAGGGCGACAAGACCCAAAACTGAGTTCGAGCCGGTCTACGTTGTTCTGACCATGGAGCGTGAAACGCTGCGCCAGCGGCTGGACGAGCGGTTCGATACGATGATGCGCACGGGCTTGCTGGATGAGGTCCGCCGTTTGCGCGAGTCGGGCTTCGGCCGGGATACCTACGTGGCCAATGCCTACGGCTACGCTGAGTTGTTGCGGCACTTGGAGGGAGAGCTGGTCTTGGAGCGGGCGGTGGCCGAAGCCAAGGCCAAGACCCGGGCCTATGCCAAGCGTCAGATGACATGGTTCCGTTCGCTCAAGGACGCGTGTTGGTTCGAGTGCAAGGATACCGCCGATGCTGTGCGTCTGGTAGGGCCGTTGCTGCAGCAGGTGCTCGCGGAGCACTAGGCAAGCTCCAAGTCCAAAGCTCGAATGAGGATCGAAACACGAATGATCAGAACACGAACGGCCGCGCACCATCGCGTGGCTGCGAGTCGTTCATTCGGGTTTCGCAGCGGAATCGGACTGCGGGATTCGTGCTTCGGGCTTCGGACTCTGTCTGCCTGACTTGACCGCGCTTGGCAGTTGGGTAATATACAC from candidate division WOR-3 bacterium harbors:
- a CDS encoding ABC transporter permease; translation: MSPLLAPVDYLAFLARCLVGSWDLRRTWPRFIAQLSMHGVGALPVVIVTSIFIGLTTAVQTTYQLMGVVPKYFVGMGVGRLVLIELAPVLTGFIVAGRSASAIAAELGAMRVSEQIDALDVMGVDPYRYLCLPRILATTIGLPVLVVVTEVVAVFTALYISSSMLNVPAASFTYGVTHFFMLRDFTGGIVKAVLFGLLIGNSGCYYGFGVHGGAEAVGQATTRAVVLSAVLILLVDFVIAFFFFRI
- the miaA gene encoding tRNA (adenosine(37)-N6)-dimethylallyltransferase MiaA, which gives rise to MTSADRLDGRTQLKVLVLCGPTGVGKTEVAVELARKYKLEIISADSRQVYSWLDIGTAKPSPELRREVGIHMVDMVEPNRVYSAADFARDALVVMRHLRRDGKRFTVVGGAGMYLKALFEPFFEAPKPDPVLRQRLEAESSFLLHDRLKQIDPERAAKLHPNDRQRVIRALEVYESTNKTMTELSRATRPKTEFEPVYVVLTMERETLRQRLDERFDTMMRTGLLDEVRRLRESGFGRDTYVANAYGYAELLRHLEGELVLERAVAEAKAKTRAYAKRQMTWFRSLKDACWFECKDTADAVRLVGPLLQQVLAEH
- a CDS encoding MBL fold metallo-hydrolase, whose protein sequence is MVILGSGGARIVVAKQLRASGGIWFSLGGTRFLLDPGPGSLVRMTGSRHHLNPTELSGILLSHRHLDHSGDVNNMIEAMTMGGTEPRGALFAPSDALVGDDPVVLKYVRPFLERTVTIEEGGSYELGSVRFICPVRHQHRGEVYGFRFSVDRAQKSEVRVQNAEVRTSGQPLDPSISRSLDPFLTISYIADTRYFPELAEHYRADVLIMNVVRPQPSGLDHLHAPDAEELVKAIRPKLALLTHFGMRMLAAKPWVVAREMSERTGCKVVAAADGMLIDLEPLKATIPNS
- a CDS encoding MCE family protein — protein: MSRRIRDVVVASFVLGGIGLAVFSYFWFSGRLTGRGRNIYTVKFRDIAGLRIGDPVQVLGIEKGRVTKIYLASNHVEVQVLLDRDYQPALDTRFAIRSVSYLGGDRYLMVTPGDSGAAAPNHVFRGVNESLELETTFLKLDRLLAELNPTELSRALSKSASDLVGTIRTELATVTGDFTNTAGNLSRLAARLDTFVQLVDASSTAGKLVRSDSLYEEVRQTNIELHDLIADIRAHPDKYVKVKFSLFK
- the mutL gene encoding DNA mismatch repair endonuclease MutL; the protein is MSERRRVKLLPEETVRRIAAGEVIVRPANAIKELIENSLDAGSTEIRIEVKQGGKNLIKVSDNGCGMTRDDVRLAVARHATSKLNTAEDLTRITTYGFRGEALASIGAVTRLTIETNADEAGPGTQVEVEGGETKGINEIARPRGTTITSRMLFFNLPVRRAFMKSDNYESRLVVEAVRNYAIAFPTVGFTLISNDREVMRLGLAASVKDRIKALFEKRVVERLVEMKIDNPLLSLTGFLAEPTRSRSFYEVQAIFMNKRPVRNPTVVRAVYEGYGPVLTGNNPDFVLFIETDPSRLDVNLHPTKQEIRFADERFLFDFVSEAVRQGLGIQRGKETADADFLYQRGFVPEDAAPQEFWQLHNTYILAQVTSGYVIVDQHAAHERILFEEVMKGREDVAPQGLLFPITLELTAEEFEAYERAKDRLAKMGVEVAPYSGRTVAVETVPAGSFMGREEVQELFANLAKVKPGDAGFGTELAKVIACKGAVKAGQRLTTPEMESIINRLFACKEPYFCPHGRPAIIKITVGELERRFGRT
- a CDS encoding ATP-binding cassette domain-containing protein, giving the protein MIRVEAVSKRFRERVVLDHVSLDVSDGATTVILGPSGIGKTVLLKIMAGLVRPDEGRVFHDGRRVHFGRFADKQEPSGGLGYVFQGGALFDSLTVAENVALVLEETTRLAQTEICERTDAALRRVGMVEHSGLYPRALSGGMTRLVAIARALVGDPRCVFFDEPTTGLDPAVRERVYQMMTELRERSDRSLVVVTHDLEAAGLLADCTYMLRAGKLVRADSVRKEHYEQAHS
- the asnS gene encoding asparagine--tRNA ligase; translated protein: MDTVIERIGTSTGQEVTLTGWVYNKRSSGKVRFVILRDGTGIIQCVFLKNQVPEAAFELADSVTQESSVAISGTVREEKRAPGGYELTATNLKLIQIAEPYPITPKEHGIEFLMEHRHLWLRSARQNAVLRIRSEIVKAMRDYLDENGFILGDTPILTPAAGEGTTTLFPVDYYGEQVYLAQTGQLYNEAIAASVRKTYCFGPTFRAEKSKTRRHLMEFWMLEPEVAFLDLAGDMTLAEELVAYTVQRVLAKRQPELAVLERDLTKLEAVKVPFHRISYKEAIELLQSKGKEVKLGDDFGGDEETLLGESFDRPVMIHHYPAAIKAFYMKRDSADPSLAQCFDMIASEGYGEIVGGSEREDDLKEMEKRIEENRLPLQAYGWYLDVRRYGSFPHSGFGLGLERTVSWICGLKHIRETIPFPRMLEKVYP